One genomic window of Cloacibacillus sp. includes the following:
- a CDS encoding ABC transporter substrate-binding protein, whose amino-acid sequence MASPRGASADERIDIDNIRGPKIEELAMLIISNPDAQIMAAEAGELDIVSDIARPSDIDRLSANKNLQMSLARGMHAFFLLLNNRAAPWDDKDVRRAAAMAIDRGSIVRMIFSGYCEPINSWLPPVSPWALANSTEDIYNPAAAKELLKKKGYSWDLAGMLVAPDGKRLPTMKLLTPLARVAPTTAELAELIADSLKAVGFPAEVDPIDFSTMIARLDRKDYSLAVLAWSMGRNPDSLYSFYHSDMDVEGGYNMAGIRDARLDKALSELRYAPDRAAAERASDEAQRLLLELMPSVPIYSRISVAAISGKWKNIFTTDKMTADNMWTLLTAEPKDGRMRPLTMLLPEEPRNLNPFTASSAYSWQVLSMIYETMLSTNPYTLENMPGLAASWDIRTAGEGKSRHTELTFKIRRGLRWNDGSPLTARDIKASIDFIHKNKIPRFFDSVKNIRSVETPDDYTLRVVMEGVSYWYLDNVAGIPVLPQKVVADIKDWQSWDPLSTKNAGGPRGLVGSGPFMLKSYKPGEYVMMKRNPHYRLLGGGTR is encoded by the coding sequence TCGTGAGCGATATCGCCCGCCCCTCGGACATCGACCGCCTCAGCGCCAATAAAAACCTGCAGATGTCCCTCGCGCGCGGCATGCACGCCTTCTTTTTGCTGCTCAATAACCGCGCCGCGCCCTGGGATGATAAGGATGTGCGCCGCGCCGCCGCGATGGCGATCGACCGCGGCAGCATCGTCCGCATGATCTTCTCCGGCTACTGCGAACCGATAAATTCCTGGCTTCCCCCCGTATCGCCGTGGGCGCTGGCCAACAGCACGGAGGATATTTACAATCCCGCCGCCGCAAAGGAACTGCTGAAGAAAAAGGGATACAGCTGGGACCTCGCGGGGATGCTCGTCGCCCCCGACGGCAAGAGGCTGCCCACGATGAAGCTGCTGACGCCGCTCGCGCGCGTCGCGCCGACGACGGCGGAGCTTGCGGAGCTGATCGCCGATTCGCTGAAAGCGGTGGGCTTCCCCGCCGAGGTGGACCCGATAGATTTTTCCACGATGATCGCGCGGCTCGACCGCAAGGATTATTCGCTGGCGGTGCTGGCCTGGAGCATGGGGCGCAACCCCGATTCTCTCTATTCTTTTTATCACAGCGATATGGACGTTGAGGGCGGCTACAATATGGCCGGCATCAGGGACGCGAGGCTCGACAAGGCACTCTCTGAACTGCGCTACGCGCCGGACCGCGCCGCCGCCGAGAGGGCCTCGGATGAGGCGCAGCGACTGCTGCTGGAGCTGATGCCCTCGGTGCCGATCTACAGCCGCATCTCGGTGGCGGCGATCTCCGGCAAATGGAAGAATATCTTCACCACGGACAAGATGACGGCGGACAATATGTGGACGCTGCTCACGGCGGAGCCGAAGGACGGCAGAATGCGCCCCCTGACGATGCTGCTGCCGGAAGAGCCGCGCAACCTCAACCCCTTCACCGCCTCCTCGGCCTATTCGTGGCAGGTGCTCAGCATGATATACGAAACGATGCTCTCCACAAACCCCTACACGCTCGAGAACATGCCGGGGCTCGCCGCCTCGTGGGATATCCGCACGGCGGGGGAGGGTAAATCGCGCCACACGGAGCTGACCTTCAAGATCAGGCGCGGCCTTCGCTGGAACGACGGCAGCCCGCTGACGGCGCGCGACATAAAGGCCAGCATTGACTTCATCCATAAGAATAAGATACCGCGCTTCTTTGACTCGGTAAAAAACATCAGAAGTGTCGAGACGCCGGACGACTACACGCTGCGCGTCGTAATGGAGGGCGTCAGCTACTGGTATCTTGACAACGTCGCGGGCATTCCGGTGCTCCCGCAAAAGGTCGTAGCTGATATCAAAGACTGGCAGAGCTGGGACCCTCTCAGCACGAAAAACGCAGGCGGCCCGCGCGGCCTTGTGGGAAGCGGCCCATTCATGCTTAAAAGCTATAAGCCGGGAGAATATGTGATGATGAAGAGAAATCCCCACTACCGGCTGCTGGGAGGCGGGACAAGATGA